One Olleya sp. Hel_I_94 genomic window, TAAAAAGTAAATAGTATCCTTTATTAAGGACCACAATATTATAAGCGAAATAATTAAAACTAGGAAACAAAATGCCTAAAATGAAAACAAAATCTAGTGCTAAAAAGCGTTTCAAGCTTACTGGTACTGGTAAAATTAAAAGAAAGCACGCTTTTAAAAGTCACATCTTAACAAAGAAGTCTAAAAAACGTAAGCTTAAGTTAACTCATGACGGTTTAGTACATAAAGCGGATGAGAACAATATTAAA contains:
- the rpmI gene encoding 50S ribosomal protein L35 yields the protein MPKMKTKSSAKKRFKLTGTGKIKRKHAFKSHILTKKSKKRKLKLTHDGLVHKADENNIKVMMRLK